The Aerosakkonema funiforme FACHB-1375 genome has a window encoding:
- the glgB gene encoding 1,4-alpha-glucan branching protein GlgB — MVATQLGIGTDLTLFTEDDVYLFNEGSHFNLYEKLGSHPMTHNNVQGTYFAVWAPNAVYVTVKGDFNGWGRDRNPLKARGLTGIWEGFIPGVKKGDVYKYHIVSRSGYEVEKADPMALAYEIPPKTASVVWDSEYTWNDREWMAKRGKRNTLNAPISIYEMHIGSWMRVPEDGNRSLSYRELAPKLTEYLQKMGFTHVEFLPITEHPFFASWGYQATGYFAPTSRYGTLQDFMYLVDYLHQNDIGVILDWVPSHFPTDLFALSYFDGTHLYEHADPRQGYHPDWNSAIFNYGRNEVKSFLIGSAFFWLEKCHIDGLRVDAVASMLYLDYSRKHGEWVANQYGGHENLEAIAFIRRFNEAIYDRFPDVMTIAEESTSWSMVSRPSYLGGLGFGYKWDMGWMHDTLSYMSQDPIHRRYHHRLLTFRMLYAYNENFILPLSHDEVVHGKGSLIGKMPGDYWQQFANLRSLFAYMYASTAKKLLFMGGEIGQWSEWNHDTSLDWHLLGYPTHAGLQKWVADLNKIYREEPALHELDCDPNGFEWIDCNDSENSVVSLIRKGSWALQTEESEASADPKSPKSIVLVVCNFTPIPRYNYRIGVPTDGYWKELLNSDAGEYGGSGVGNFGGQEAQEIPCHGRPYSLNLILPPLGVVFFKNERSKQD, encoded by the coding sequence ATGGTCGCAACTCAATTAGGAATCGGCACCGACCTGACATTATTCACCGAAGATGACGTTTATCTATTCAACGAAGGCTCTCACTTCAACTTGTATGAAAAATTGGGTTCTCACCCAATGACGCACAACAATGTACAGGGAACCTACTTCGCAGTTTGGGCTCCCAACGCCGTTTATGTCACCGTAAAAGGTGATTTTAACGGTTGGGGTCGCGATCGCAATCCGCTGAAAGCAAGAGGACTAACAGGAATTTGGGAAGGCTTTATTCCCGGCGTCAAAAAAGGAGATGTTTACAAGTACCACATCGTTTCCCGCAGCGGTTATGAGGTAGAAAAAGCAGACCCTATGGCGCTTGCTTACGAGATACCTCCCAAAACCGCCTCTGTCGTTTGGGATAGCGAATATACTTGGAACGATCGCGAATGGATGGCAAAGCGCGGCAAACGCAATACCCTCAATGCCCCCATTTCCATTTACGAAATGCACATCGGTTCTTGGATGCGAGTACCGGAAGATGGAAATCGTTCTCTCTCCTATCGAGAACTTGCCCCCAAACTGACAGAATACTTGCAAAAAATGGGCTTCACTCACGTAGAATTTCTCCCCATCACAGAACATCCATTCTTCGCTTCTTGGGGCTACCAAGCTACAGGTTACTTCGCCCCCACCAGTCGTTACGGAACTCTGCAAGACTTCATGTATCTGGTGGATTATTTGCACCAGAACGATATCGGCGTTATCTTAGATTGGGTGCCTTCTCATTTCCCTACAGACCTATTTGCCCTATCCTATTTTGATGGCACGCACCTCTACGAACACGCCGATCCGCGTCAAGGATATCACCCGGATTGGAATAGTGCTATCTTCAATTACGGACGCAACGAAGTCAAAAGTTTTCTGATCGGCAGTGCATTCTTTTGGTTGGAAAAATGCCACATTGATGGATTGCGAGTCGATGCGGTAGCTTCCATGCTTTACCTGGATTATTCTCGCAAACACGGCGAATGGGTAGCAAATCAATACGGCGGACATGAAAATTTGGAAGCAATTGCTTTCATCCGTCGCTTCAACGAAGCAATTTACGATCGCTTCCCCGATGTCATGACTATAGCGGAAGAATCAACCTCTTGGTCGATGGTATCTCGTCCCAGCTATTTAGGCGGTTTGGGATTCGGTTACAAGTGGGACATGGGATGGATGCACGACACCCTCAGCTACATGAGTCAAGACCCCATCCACCGCAGATATCATCACCGCCTGCTTACTTTCAGAATGCTGTATGCGTACAACGAAAACTTCATCTTACCGCTTTCTCACGATGAAGTCGTACACGGCAAAGGGTCGCTAATTGGTAAAATGCCGGGAGACTATTGGCAGCAATTTGCGAATTTGCGATCGCTCTTCGCTTATATGTACGCCTCCACCGCCAAAAAGCTACTATTTATGGGTGGCGAAATCGGTCAGTGGAGCGAATGGAACCACGACACCAGCTTAGATTGGCATTTGTTAGGTTATCCCACCCACGCCGGTTTGCAAAAATGGGTGGCTGACTTGAACAAAATTTACCGAGAAGAACCGGCACTTCACGAACTCGATTGCGACCCTAACGGTTTTGAATGGATTGATTGCAACGACTCGGAAAATAGCGTTGTCAGCTTAATTCGGAAAGGAAGTTGGGCGTTGCAAACAGAAGAATCAGAAGCATCTGCCGATCCAAAATCGCCAAAATCGATCGTCTTGGTAGTGTGCAATTTTACTCCCATACCTCGTTACAATTACCGAATTGGCGTTCCCACAGATGGCTACTGGAAAGAATTGCTCAACAGCGATGCTGGGGAATACGGCGGTAGCGGTGTCGGTAACTTCGGCGGTCAAGAAGCACAGGAAATTCCCTGTCACGGACGACCCTATTCTCTCAATCTGATTCTACCACCCTTGGGTGTTGTCTTCTTTAAGAACGAGCGATCGAAACAAGATTAG